In Monodelphis domestica isolate mMonDom1 chromosome 3, mMonDom1.pri, whole genome shotgun sequence, the following proteins share a genomic window:
- the TSSK6 gene encoding testis-specific serine/threonine-protein kinase 6, giving the protein MSGDKLLNELGYKLGRTIGEGSYSKVKVATSKKYKGTVAIKVVDRRRAPPDFVNKFLPRELSILRGIRHPHIVHVFEFIEVCNGKLYIVMEAAGTDLLQVVQRSGHIPCAQARELFGQIVGAVRYLHDHHLVHRDLKCENVLLSPDERRIKLTDFGFGRQAHGYPDLSTTYCGSAAYASPEVLLGIPYDPKKYDVWSLGVVLYVMVTGCMPFDDSDIAGLPRRQKRGVLYPDGLELAERCKALIAELLQFSPSARPSAGQVARNSWLRGEAC; this is encoded by the coding sequence ATGTCTGGAGACAAACTCTTGAATGAGCTGGGCTACAAGCTGGGCCGCACCATCGGGGAGGGGAGCTACTCCAAGGTTAAGGTGGCCACCTCCAAGAAGTACAAGGGCACGGTGGCCATCAAGGTGGTGGACCGGCGGCGGGCCCCCCCGGACTTTGTCAACAAGTTCCTGCCCCGGGAGCTCTCCATCCTGCGCGGCATCCGCCACCCGCACATCGTGCACGTCTTCGAGTTCATCGAAGTGTGCAACGGGAAGCTGTACATCGTCATGGAGGCTGCTGGCACCGACCTACTGCAGGTGGTGCAGCGCAGTGGGCACATCCCATGCGCCCAAGCGCGCGAGCTTTTTGGTCAAATTGTGGGCGCTGTGCGCTACCTGCATGACCACCACCTGGTGCACCGCGACCTCAAATGCGAGAACGTGCTGCTGAGCCCCGACGAGCGGCGCATCAAGCTCACGGACTTTGGCTTTGGCCGCCAGGCGCACGGCTACCCGGATCTCAGCACCACCTACTGCGGCTCTGCCGCCTACGCGTCTCCCGAGGTGCTCCTGGGCATCCCCTACGACCCCAAGAAGTACGACGTTTGGAGCCTGGGCGTCGTGCTCTACGTCATGGTCACCGGCTGCATGCCCTTCGACGACTCGGACATCGCGGGCCTGCCCCGCCGCCAGAAGCGCGGCGTCCTCTACCCCGACGGCCTCGAGCTGGCCGAGCGCTGCAAAGCGCTCATCGCAGAGCTGCTGCAGTTCAGCCCGTCCGCGCGACCCTCCGCTGGTCAGGTCGCCCGCAACAGCTGGCTGCGCGGCGAGGCTTGCTAG